The Nothobranchius furzeri strain GRZ-AD chromosome 17, NfurGRZ-RIMD1, whole genome shotgun sequence nucleotide sequence ttaaacagtgcaaatatataatataataaaaaggAAATTTTTTACAACCTAAACCCAAGATTCAAGAATTGGTTAAGTTCTGAGTTAAAAACGGATTCAAGATCAGAACTATTGTGCCTCCACTGTTTTTATCAGTGATATTTTTGATTGCAAATAAGGTGGAAAAAATCTAGATATCAGTCATGAAATTTTGCCCAAAAATCAGCAGCACATTTTAGCTGACAATGACATTTACAAATTGgaatcggcaatagaaaaacccaTAGATGTCAATTTCTAATTTGGACTCCCCCAGCCTATAATAAACACGTCACAGATGAAAACCTGAGCTTTCTGGGATCTATGGTCTGTGTAGGATAAACCAAACCTGATTGGATATAATTGTAGGTTTTGACCTTGACCTGATTTAACCGTTGGTCCAGAGGTCAAACAAGCAAGGAAATCATCATttcaaaataagaaaataaaatggtTCACAGCACATCCGTTTGAAATTATTTACATTTGGTATATAGTATTTAACTAAAATTAGCCGATTACCAATAAGATTCAAATGCCCACAAAATTTGCGAAACCTTTTCCTAATCTGCAGGAAAAAAAGCTGGGAATCAGATGCCAATCAAAGACAAACCAAGCAAAGTGAAGGTAAGTTATATTTTTCTTTATTCAAGTACTTACATTGAAATAACCAAACAGTTGCATTACAACTAACTGAAGGTAAACAGAGGAACACATCTCCCCATCACAAGGATATAGTCAAATTCGTTTAAATATTCAGCTCGTCATAAAAGGACCTTATTATAAGGTAATTAAAAACAAGAAATAGGCAAAAGACATCCACAACACTTTTAACAAAACTCCTTGTTTTTTTCAAcgaaaagaaaagaaatgaaaaaGCCAACAGAACAGCCATGGTGTGTTTCCAATTGTCGGTCTTGCGTATTAAGTTTCTCCCGTTTCACTCAGTGTGACTTTTTTTTCATGCATAATAAAGAAACGAGCACCACCCACTGCATCTGTGGGTAGCACTTTGAAACATGTCCGTGCACATGCAAAAATGAGGGTATTCTGTTTGTGAAAGGAAACACGACACAACAGAAAACAGTATCGACTCCATCTCAACACCAGTGTTGAAGCCCGCCAATCCCCTGAAGCCACTTTCTTGTTTGTATAAGACATGAGTAGCCTAGATTATCTACATGATATTGAAGTCACAAAaatgttttttagtttagttttcaaGATATTTAATTAGAATTATTCATCATTGTCATAAGTGAAGCCCACAGCCTTTCCAGAggccaataaaaaaaaaaactgaaacagtcACACACAAACATGAGCTGCTTTCAGCTACAAGCAGACAGAGGTCACATTTATGATTTGTTGCTCCTGTGGAGTTCAGCTCATGTATTGTTTTTGATCAGCCAACCCTGCAACCCAGTTTGGGGCAAAGATGGCATGCTGATGTTGGCACAGATCCAACACAGGGACGAGAACGTGGATGGGCACATCCCAACTTCAGAACCGTCAGCCGCCTACTTTTGTCCAACCGAGCATAAAGCGCAGAAGCTATTACTGGATAAATGTTTAAGCTgagcttttatttttgtttaaattggTGGTTTGTGTCTCTCTAGGGCATCCACACAATACAGTAAGATCACCAGGAAGCCCATGTTGTATTTTAAGAGCCTAATGGAGGAATGAATGGAGGCGGATTGTAAAAAGTTTTTTTACAAAATGTACAAAAATATCACACAGAATGGGGATCTCATGTGGACATTGTGGCGTCTGCCTCACTTTGCATCATTCTGCAATACAAAGAAAATGTATCACAACACTTTACAGTAAGGTTTATTTTATTAacgttagtgcattattaagcattaacaaacaaaggatccctttatcaacgttactattattattaactattaagtgtccttaatgttaggacaaagggccaagggggtgtctgcttagtaatgcattacttaacaTGGTTAAACAGTTGCTATTACTTTATTTAACAGTTTATTAATCCTTAATAAAGCACcaaataatgttaataaaggtATCATTATTGTAAAGTGTGACCCAATCTTTTAAACTATTTTGTCTTTTGGTGACCCAAAATCTTTTGTGACGAATCAAACCTTTCAAACAATAACTACACATTTTTGGTTTTCTAGTCTTCTGCTGATTCACAGCAGCTGCTGCTTATGAGCTGGATCGTTGCTATCAAATGTGCAAAGATAAATTAATTATTACAGATTATGAATTAGAAAGTTAATGTAACACCCAACTCCAAAATAAAAATGTTGCTTCAAGAGCATTTTACTGTAATGTTTTGTGTTGGAACAAAAATAAATTTTAAGTTGAACGATTAATGCAGGAGATTTTGTGTTTCATATTGCGAACTAAATGATTTGTATCAGGTTAAACGTTGCAGGCTGCATGaacttttaaactttttttaaacaAGTGCAAGGAGGTCTGTTCATTTCGTGACGTAGATGAGTGCAGAAAAGACTCTCTGAGGCTAAATTAATTGGAAAATGAATGGATCCTTGCCAGAAGGCTCAGCAGTGAAAACCGTTCCAGGACAAACAGTGTGGCCTGTGAAGCTCATTTCTGCATGCACCGTGTTCTCTGTGGCACCACTTGCCTGAATCTTTCCTTTGGCCTTTGCCTTTGTCAGCTCACATCCTGTTTGAGCCTGACTGCCATATTGGCTGACCGgtacagtgtttttattttaatatcagCAGGATTTAACAATGTTTATGgacattttattttgcagttaaGGATCTCAGCTAATGGGGTGATAGAAATGCATGAGAAAAATGGTTTAAAAGAGAGCAAATGGaaattatttttgtgttggagagaAAACGTGAGAATTTGGAACAAATCCAAAAGTTTCCTTCAACAAGAAAAGAAGAGAAAACTCACAAAAACAATCTAGTGCCAGAGTGTTGTTTTATAATGTCGTCTCTTATTTGATTcttattctttttttctttctttttttttaccaattttTTTTTAGCTATGCACTGCTACAATACCTGTTAAAGTTAGTAACTGCAGACCTACATGCAGGCACAGAGGAGGAaaaatgaaattgtgcttttgaaATTATATTTGCCAACACAGATAAAATGCATGTGAAACCAGTGAGAAGTCCAATAAAATGTTTCACGAAATTATAAAAAAATCAAGTTttatcttcttttatcaaaaaagATAGCAAAGGTCAGTGAATCCTTAGGAAAAGATAATGTGCACATATTTTGTTTCAGTTATTTGGGAGAATGTCTTCAATATTAGTGTTTTATATAGAGAGGACaaaattacaaataaataaataaatttaaattcaGAGACCACATAGCGCTTCCTTTAACCGGTTTCCACTTGAAAGCATGCAGATGGTgctgaatccatccatccattgtctgaacccgctttgtccaagtagggtcgcggggggtcgGGTCTGgtacctatctccagcggtcaatgggcaatcaggcggggtacaccctggacagagagccagtccatcgcagcgtGCCGAATATTTTTTTCCTTAAATGTGGAGATAGAACACCATTGTTTGCACTCCTGCATTGatccaaaatgttttttttttgccttcacctaaaacaacaaaataatttGTAATATAACTATATTACTAAAATATTTTAAGATACAACCTGCATAAGCATTCAGTGAATTGAAAGTCTCCGTTTATGCAAGTCATTTGTATATACATAGTGTGCATGAATGAATGCACATTTATGCACAATCTAATACTGACTTATGGTGTATTTGACACTGGAGTACAAATAGGGAGTTTTCACTGAGGCTACGCATTTGTATACTGTACAAAAAAACATCTCAGTTTACAGCCCAGTCTCTGTCTTAGAAAAGATGTAAACATGGGATTGGAGGGattttgcttttctttttattAGTTTTACCATTTACCTCTCATCTTTTATAAATAGTTCAACCTTTTCACACTTAGAAGCACAAAGAAAAGacctcatttgttttccaaactcatcttttctgcactgcttgtttGCAAGCCAGTGtatgtttatttctttttattaaaTAGTGCAGTATATCCATGTTCTCAGTTAATTCAATACGAGTTATTGGTAAATGTTGTTTTTCAATTGCATATTGCAGAACTCATGAGAAATGAACAGAATAGGTGGGATTTTTAAAAAAGCACGACAGAAATTACATTTGGCAACACAACGTAAAGCCACCGTAAAAAAGAGTAACACACAGTGTTTCATAGTGACTGAAAATAAATAAGTATTGGCAAAAGCATCCGGTACTGCAGGCATGTTAGTACACGTAACAGGACAAAACTCTGTGTGACCCAGTCAGTCTTAAAATGGTGCAGGTTTGTCTAAATCTGGTTTTTTTTGGTGAATAAAttagattatttttctttttattatttcaaCAACTGTGCTAAGCTGATTCCACTGTTGGGTTTGGCAAATGTCAGGCACAAATATAAGAACAAGGTTGGCtttatcaccacacacacacacacacacacacacacacacacacacacacacaaaacatttggcacattctttaaaaaaacaaacaaaaacattcaaatagaaaaaaaaacactacacctcaacaaaaacaacaaagagACAGCCACGCGCCACTAATAAGGTAGTCATGACGGCACACAAATATAACCAATTGCACTTTTAAACAGCCTAATAGAATTAATGCATACATCCCAGACAACACACCCTTTCACTGAGCTTTGTTATTGTTTTGTCTGTTTCCACTCCTATTACGGAACGTTTCTGTAAAATTTACACGAGTGTATCCTCAGAGCCCACTGACACACCGAGGCCGGTCTGACAGAACGTGCTAAAGCACCCTTCTTTGTGTTGATGCTGTGTTACAGTGGCTGAGGCTTTGAATTGCTTAAAACATGAAAAGGAAAGCAGCCCTTCCCCTCTTACTTAAACTGAAGGCATCCATCTCAAAACAGAAGGACCTGGAAAGAGCAGGTGTGTAAACGGCAAGAGGATATCTCAGAGTGGACCTGATCCTTTCCTCTTGAGTCTCTTTATGCGCTGGGCTTTAGTCCATGTGCACGTAGCGATGGTCATGACGTTCCCACCGACGGCCCTCCACAGGAGCTGGGCGGTGAGCTGTGGCTCCCGGCTGCCCCGCTGCTCTTGTCCGCCTGCTTCTTGTCCTTCTGTTTCAGGTGAACTTTTGCATGTCTCTTTCTCTCATCGCTTCTGGCAAACTTGCGACCGCAGAATTCGCACGAGAAGGGCTTCTCCCCAGTGTGTGTGCGAATGTGTGTGGTCAGATGGTCGCTCCGGCTGAAGGAACGCATGCATATTCGGCACTGGAAGGGTTTGTGACCTGTGTGGATGCGGAGGTGACGCGTGAGCTCATCTGAGCGTGAGAAGCGTCTGTCACAGTTCTCTGCTGGACAGGCGTGCGGCCGCTCGTGGACAGGCGTTTTGCTGGGACGGTTGGGGTACTTCCGAGGCCGGATGGGTTTGAGAGTGAGAGTCTGAGGTGGGGGGTGGTGCTGAGGCGGGTGCTGCTGCCCGCCAATGAAACCTGGGTGGATTTGCTGCTTGTCTTTGAATGCTCTGATGGTCTCCAGGGGTGTGATGGGTGGAGGGTTGACTCTGATGGGGTCCATGGTCTGGAAGGGCTTGTGCTCCATCACGCCAACATCTCCCTGATGGTGAAAAAGGTTGTAGTCAGGGATCATGGAAAACAGGCTGCCATCCATGGGGGCTTTGGATGTGGAGTGATAGTCATTGCCAGGGTAGGCTAGAGCTGTGCTGGTGGCAGGGCTGTGGTGAAAAGACACCTGATCCTGGTATAGGTCGCTGCAGGTGGAATAGGcaggcagcggcggaccatacaCCTGCTCCATGTCTGACGTCTGTCCACCCATGCTGGCTGCGGAGGACGATGTCTGCGTCGTTACCGTGCCGGGCGATGGAGAGACGCCTAAGATCCCTGCACTCACTAGACTGATGATGTTGTTGTCGGGGCACCAGCCCGAGCCACTAATTCCACCTGAAGGAGGGGTGTCGAAGGCGAACTTCCCCAGGTACGTGACGGTCTGCCCGCTGCGGTTGGACTGGAAGCTGGATCCATACTGAATCTCTGAGTTTGCCTTCTCACTCCCCATGCCCAGGTCCATGATGTTATCTAGACAAAAGCAAATCCAAAGACAAAACATTAGACATCCTCTAATTTCTGAAAAAATCTGAGAAAAATGTTGCTAAAGTGATGAGGCAGaattaaataaaaagaaattaaataaagAAGAAATGTAACTTTATCGTAATGAAGTTAAATCACAGCAATTACTTAATAAATCAAACTTTTCATCGAAAATTCTGATAAAgatgaaaaaagaggagaaaaaaggGAAAACTCTCCTACAGTTCATGAAGAAACGTGAACTCTGTCAGACCTGGAAGTTAAGTGACAGAGAGCTGCGCCTGAAAGAGTGGTGTGTGTGAGTCTCTCACTCTCTCAGATCCCACAAGCCCTCATAAATCAAGACCTAAAACACCCCCTTTGATCCAGTCATTGTGTCCCTCAGGAggacagccaaacggagatctgatGTCTTAACGGCAGGGAGGATTACAAGGCAGACGCCACATTCTATAACACTCAAGAATTCAAGACGCATTCACAACAAAGgacatctgaaaataagtttaagtgTGTCCTCTTCTGTTTTTGTGAGGTTTTATTTGCACGTATCATGCGAtttatcaaacacacacacacacacacacacacacacacacacacacacacacacacacacacacacttttggctTGATCCAAATGTAAAAAAGCCTAATCCAGACCTAATATTTAGACATATTTAATATACTATTTATGTAGTTGTCATTCTCAAAAAagataaatattttttaaataaggatatttgtaaaaaaaaattaacaaatgttttatttcctTTAACAAGGTGCAGGACAGAGCCAGTGCTGCCagtttaaatgctgaaaaaacaattggcatttttaaccaaATATCCTTTACCACATGTGGATGTTAGGAACATCTGTGGCCTTTCATTTTAATGCATATGAAAAATATATGTTTTatggattttaatatatttttttctcagccTTTTAAATTTTGAGGGATGAGATTTGAAATTGAAAGTTTTGGGCTCTTTCCGTTTCTCATCACTGGCACACCTGTTCAGTCACACCATGCCAATTGCTATTTCCTTTTgctccaaataaaataaaaaaataaaaacacacaaatgtcTTGAACTGAATAGTTTATGTGGAAATATCAGATAATAGACTCAAAAAATTTGAAGTAAATCCATGTGAGTGTTTCttttttattaataaaatataaaatatgtacAATTGCCTGTATGAAAAAAACGTGTGTATTTTATGAACTTAGACTCGTATTTTTTGGCAGATAAGAAGGAGCCTTTAATTTGCCACACAGAGCGCATGAAATCCAAACGCACACATTATGTGATGAATAAGAAAACgcttttttatttttagataAACACTCAAACTCGTTCAGTTATTTTAATTTGAGCATTAAATGCAATGACGGTATATTTAGAATAAAATATTTAATCTTAATTCTAATATCAACTTTACAACTTCATTCCCTCCATCACCTTTCCAAGCTGTTCTGATTTATTTAATGCCAAAACGTCTCTGTGACCCGTCTTTACGCGCAGGGCTTCTCCCATCAATTAAAGGATGATAATAATGTAAAATAAGCTTTTTTTATAGTTTGATCAATATTAGCGCTGCTGCAGTTTATTAAATAGAAGCCGGTGCATGGGGCAAAG carries:
- the egr3 gene encoding early growth response protein 3 produces the protein MTGKLADKIPLTMSSLINTIPDSLYPEEDIPTSMNIFTSTESINHYSQMNTDNIMDLGMGSEKANSEIQYGSSFQSNRSGQTVTYLGKFAFDTPPSGGISGSGWCPDNNIISLVSAGILGVSPSPGTVTTQTSSSAASMGGQTSDMEQVYGPPLPAYSTCSDLYQDQVSFHHSPATSTALAYPGNDYHSTSKAPMDGSLFSMIPDYNLFHHQGDVGVMEHKPFQTMDPIRVNPPPITPLETIRAFKDKQQIHPGFIGGQQHPPQHHPPPQTLTLKPIRPRKYPNRPSKTPVHERPHACPAENCDRRFSRSDELTRHLRIHTGHKPFQCRICMRSFSRSDHLTTHIRTHTGEKPFSCEFCGRKFARSDERKRHAKVHLKQKDKKQADKSSGAAGSHSSPPSSCGGPSVGTS